In Hypomesus transpacificus isolate Combined female unplaced genomic scaffold, fHypTra1 scaffold_27, whole genome shotgun sequence, one genomic interval encodes:
- the si:ch211-222n4.2 gene encoding LOW QUALITY PROTEIN: coiled-coil domain-containing protein 74A (The sequence of the model RefSeq protein was modified relative to this genomic sequence to represent the inferred CDS: deleted 1 base in 1 codon), which produces MSSNSLPPLRNLPQWSRVGCLDKYVVPRPSPVKHLHSLFDPPSSDRGVAVSTHSDMDTRVLSLQRNIQFLQLQHKDTLQKLHGEIDDLRRENKDLQYKMIMETPKSCRKGTSRRATRPPTQGSEAYKGFYQEQALQDTRLSQDPCLSSLGDCGETSGPPRQEYKPELRGGLITSLQPLRIHSSPAHPPRAPTLQECEIIIRQLYNANSVQSQEIVRVKAVLRDIVFNKKITPENYILTKSYLADGTRAETEKFPKLALQPQPNKTSGSQVGVAERVILPALKQSLNSSIAERQKRTQAVQRSRLRNTLH; this is translated from the exons ATGTCAAGCAACAGTCTTCCACCTTTACGAAATTTGCCTCAGTGGTCCCGAGTAGGATGTCTTGACAAGTATGTCGTTCCCCGACCTTCACCGGTCAAACATTTGCACTCGCTGTTCGACCCACCCTCATCAGACCGAGGGGTAGCGGTTTCAACACACAGCGACATGGATACCCGCGTTTTGTCGCTCCAGAGAAATATTCAGTTCCTGCAGCTGCAACACAAGGACACGCTTCAGAAGCTTCATGGAGAAATTGACGACCTGAGACGGGAAAATAAAG ATTTGCAGTACAAGATGATCATGGAGACGCCAAAGTCGTGCCGAAAAG GAACCAGTCGTCGGGCCACAAGGCCGCCGACACAGGGCAGTGAGGCCTATAAAGGGTTCTACCAGGAGCAGGCTCTACAGGACACGCGGCTCTCACAGGACCCATGTCTCAg CAGCCTTGGCGATTGCGGTGAGACGTCAGGACCCCCCAGGCAGGAATACAAGCCGGAGCTGAGGGGGGGCCTCATCACTTCCCTGCAGCCCCTCCGCATCCACAGCAGCCCGGCGCAC CCCCCCCGTGCCCCCACCCTCCAGGAGTGTGAGATCATCATACGTCAGCTGTACAATGCCAACAGTGTGCAGTCTCAGGAG ATCGTCCGCGTGAAGGCTGTTCTCAGAGACATCGTATTCAACAAGAAAATCACCCCGGAGAACTACATCCTGACCAAGTCCTACCTCGCTGATGGCACGAG AGCTGAAACCGAGAAGTTTCCCAAGCTAGCACTTCAACCACAGCCCAACAAAAC GTCTGGTTCCCAGGTCGGGGTGGCAGAGAGAGTGATCCTTCCAGCCCTCAAACAGAGCCTGAACTCCAGCATCGCTGAGAGGCAGAAGAGGACTCAGGCTGTCCAAAGAAGCCGCTTGAGGAACACGCTGCACTAA